A portion of the Acidisarcina polymorpha genome contains these proteins:
- a CDS encoding DUF2171 domain-containing protein: MIDTSKIQNDMDVVGSDGKHVGTVDNIGIKLTKNDSNAHDQHHYLKLEAVQSIDGNKLVLGLPAEEALSQLKAVEN, translated from the coding sequence ATGATAGATACATCCAAGATCCAAAATGATATGGACGTTGTAGGGTCAGACGGTAAGCACGTAGGCACCGTTGACAACATTGGAATCAAATTAACAAAGAATGATTCAAATGCTCATGACCAACACCACTACTTAAAGCTTGAAGCGGTTCAGTCGATTGATGGAAATAAGCTGGTTCTGGGCCTGCCGGCCGAAGAAGCCCTGAGTCAGCTCAAGGCTGTTGAGAATTGA
- a CDS encoding carbohydrate porin produces MLVGVSCSPLLHGQTDATALQAQVSPPSTSYLSAEPSAAAITPEELRKRYAFGNWAGLRTQLGRHGIVPTALLITDPFGNIHGGTQTGAANYSLFGVDIRLDTKALLGLKGGQLDIGGAVNFGTSLSRSYIGNTFPVQLADVAGAQPRLTYLSYTQALLRNRLSFRVGRTTLNSVFGEEFAGSEAFKKFVSVGFDLVPQGLFLDVPGGAGYPRATWGTRLKYSATKHLYVQGAAYNADAKQLTGDRHGVDFSLHGPVFAIGEAGFRHFRRPDDAKPSRNIKVGGFYGGGTHYSVKNGSLVPVKGLSGFYALADQNLFRLNALSDTPKSSEELSRWGEAELERRVGAFASVVVVPEARTNIVPYFFNVGLISFGLSPSRLRDLFGVGFAYGSHSRGPSMGISDASEPSVPRTPAYEGTLEVTYGFALRPGVLLQPDLQYILHPIGVPSRLRAPASNVATPNATAIGVNVVVNF; encoded by the coding sequence GTGCTTGTTGGAGTGTCCTGCTCACCTCTTCTGCACGGGCAGACTGATGCGACCGCACTGCAGGCACAGGTATCCCCCCCAAGTACGAGCTACCTGTCGGCGGAACCTTCTGCCGCCGCAATCACCCCTGAAGAACTTCGCAAACGATATGCATTTGGGAACTGGGCCGGATTACGAACGCAGCTTGGACGGCACGGTATCGTGCCTACTGCTCTCCTGATTACAGATCCCTTCGGCAATATCCATGGTGGAACCCAAACGGGAGCTGCGAACTACAGCCTCTTCGGAGTCGATATTCGATTGGATACAAAGGCGTTGCTTGGACTGAAGGGCGGACAACTCGACATCGGCGGCGCAGTAAACTTCGGGACAAGCCTATCTCGGAGCTACATCGGAAACACTTTCCCTGTTCAGCTCGCCGACGTCGCTGGCGCCCAACCACGATTAACTTACCTGTCCTATACCCAAGCTCTACTGCGAAATCGACTGAGTTTCCGGGTGGGACGAACAACGTTGAATTCTGTCTTTGGAGAAGAGTTCGCCGGCTCCGAAGCTTTTAAGAAATTTGTTTCAGTTGGGTTCGATTTGGTCCCTCAGGGTCTCTTTCTCGACGTGCCGGGAGGGGCAGGATACCCCCGCGCGACGTGGGGAACACGGTTAAAGTACTCCGCGACGAAACACCTCTACGTCCAAGGCGCTGCTTACAATGCCGACGCAAAGCAACTGACAGGCGATCGACATGGAGTCGACTTTTCACTACACGGTCCCGTGTTTGCGATAGGCGAGGCTGGTTTTCGACATTTCAGGCGTCCTGACGACGCCAAGCCATCTCGCAACATAAAGGTTGGCGGCTTCTATGGTGGGGGGACACACTACTCTGTAAAGAACGGGAGCCTGGTTCCGGTCAAAGGGCTTTCTGGCTTTTACGCGCTGGCTGACCAGAACCTCTTCCGGCTTAATGCTCTATCGGACACACCGAAGAGCAGCGAAGAACTGTCCAGGTGGGGAGAGGCTGAATTGGAACGGCGTGTAGGCGCATTTGCATCCGTGGTCGTGGTACCAGAAGCGAGAACAAACATCGTTCCCTATTTCTTCAACGTCGGGCTAATCAGCTTCGGACTTAGCCCGAGCCGGCTGCGTGATCTTTTTGGGGTAGGTTTTGCATATGGCTCGCACAGTAGAGGCCCCTCAATGGGGATATCAGATGCCAGTGAGCCAAGTGTACCGAGAACACCCGCCTACGAAGGCACGTTGGAGGTCACATATGGATTTGCTCTTCGCCCCGGTGTACTCCTCCAGCCAGATTTGCAATACATCCTCCACCCAATAGGTGTTCCGTCCAGGCTTCGAGCACCCGCCTCGAACGTTGCTACCCCGAACGCTACAGCCATCGGCGTAAATGTGGTCGTGAACTTCTGA